From the Serinus canaria isolate serCan28SL12 chromosome 21, serCan2020, whole genome shotgun sequence genome, one window contains:
- the CASP9 gene encoding caspase-9 isoform X1: protein MEEQQRRALRRGRARLVAALRVESLWDPLEQRGLFTRPMLEELQSTGSRGEQARQLIIDLETRGKQAFPAFLSILRDTGQGDLAEMLIQECESWPVPPQLTDLRPMELELREDKQHKNVNPHERLSIPVQAESERPRMPSVSAWGSAVDKRSRDQDYEMKADPCGHCLIINNVSFSRDSGLSTREGSDIDCEKLERRFKALRFTILTRRDLKAQEMVLELLKLSQQDHSALDCCIVVILSHGCQTSHIQFPGGVYGTDGKPIPIEKIVNYFNGSNCPSLRGKPKLFFIQACGGEQRDQGFVVDCDSPEEEAPGGSLESDATPFWVSSDNIDEPDAIASLPTPSDILVSYSTFPGFVSWREKSSGSWYVETLDSVLEQYAHSEDLLSMLVRMFVWRNVIHERWLCHGVEMRWRLCCADGKCCGWSRKSLCWRREPEESTSGSS, encoded by the exons atggaggagcagcagcGGCGGGCGCTGCGGCGCGGGCGGGCCCGGCTGGTGGCGGCGCTGCGGGTGGAGTCGCTCTGGGACCCGCTGGAGCAGCGCGGGCTCTTCACCCGGCCaatgctggaggagctgcag agcactggcagcCGAGGGGAGCAAGCCCGGCAGCTGATCATTGACCTGGAGACTCGAGGGAAGCAggctttccctgccttcctctccatcctgcGGGACACTGGGCAGGGCGACCTCGCCGAGATGCTGATCCAGGAGTGCGAATCCTGGCCGGTGCCACCGCAGCTGACGGACCTGCGACccatggagctggagctgcGGGAGGATAAACAGCATAAAA ATGTGAACCCTCATGAACGTTTGTCTATCCCAGTCCAAGCCGAGAGTGAAAGACCTCGAATGCCTTCTGTGTCGGCCTGGG GTTCTGCTGTTGACAAGAGGAGCCGTGACCAG GATTATGAGATGAAAGCGGATCCCTGCGGACACTGCCTGATCATCAACAACGTCAGTTTCTCCAGAGACTCGGGTCTGTCCACCCGAGAAGGGTCTGACATTGACTGTGAGAAGCTGGAGAGGCGCTTCAAGGCCTTGCGCTTCACCATCCTGACCCGGCGGGATCTGAAAGCTCAG GAAATGGTGTTGGAGCTGCTGAAGCTGTCTCAGCAGGACCACAGTGCTTTGGACTGCTGCATTGTGGTCATCCTTTCCCATGGCTGTCAG ACGAGCCATATTCAGTTTCCTGGAGGCGTTTATGGAACGGATGGAAAACCCATTCCCATAGAAAAGATTGTGAACTATTTCAATGGGTCCAATTGCCCGAGTTTGAGAGgaaaacccaaactgttcttCATCCAGGCCTGTGGTGGAG AACAAAGGGATCAAGGCTTTGTAGTGGATTGTGATTCACCTGAAGAGGAAGCTCCTGGGGGTTCCTTGGAATCCGACGCAACTCCGTTTTGGGTTTCATCGGATAACATAGATGAGCCCGATGCCATTGCCAGTTTGCCCACACCTAGTGACATCTTGGTTTCCTACTCAACTTTTCCAG GTTTTGTCTCCTGGAGGGAGAAGTCGAGTGGCTCGTGGTATGTGGAAACGCTGGACAGTGTGCTGGAACAGTACGCCCATTCGGAAGACCTGCTCAGCATGTTAGTGAGG ATGTTTGTCTGGAGAAATGTGATCCACGAGCGCTGGCTTTGCCATGGAGTGGAGATGAGATGGAGATTGTGCTGTGCCGATGGGAAATGTTGTGGATGGAGCAGGAAGTCCCTTTGCTGGAGAAGAGAGCCAGAGGAGAGCACTTCTGGCTCATCCTGA
- the LOC103824333 gene encoding chymotrypsin-C: protein MPEPCAAQAAGKIPARAQHDAHLAGRARVGQSPRVSSRQGHSKVPSSPDTIRGVSGPTTALLLGTTMLGAVCLVVLLGYAYGCGQPAVPPQLSSRVVGGEDAVPHSWPWQISLQYSRSGSWYHTCGGTLIAPQWVLTAAHCISSSMTYRVVLGMQDLSEDDEPGSVAVGVEKTIVHEDWDSYLIINDIALVKLAEEVQETDTIRAACLPAADKILPNNYPCYVTGWGRIRTNGPLATILQQALLPVVDYKTCSKWDWWGSLVLETMVCAGGDGIVSGCNGDSGGPLNCQRDDGIWEVDGIVSFGSGLGCNMKKKPTVFTRVSAYIDWINEKMSTN, encoded by the exons ATGCCCGAGCCGTGTGCCGCCCAGGCTGCCGGCAAGATTCCGGCGCGGGCTCAGCACGACGCCCACCTTGCTGGCAGAGCCCG cGTGGGACAGTCCCCACGTGTCAGCAGCCGGCAGGGACACTCCAAGGTCCCCAGCAGTCCAGACACTATAAGAGGGGTGAGCGGCCCCACCACGGCACTTTTGCTAGGCACAACCATGCTGGGAGCCGTCTGTCTCGTCGTGCTGCTGGGCTACG CCTACGGATGCGGTCAGCCGGCCGTGCCACCGCAGCTGAGCTCCCGCGTCGTGGGCGGTGAAGACGCTGTACCCCACAGCTGGCCATGGCAG ATCTCGCTGCAGTACAGCCGCTCTGGATCCTGGTACCACACTTGTGGCGGGACCCTCATTGCCCCCCAGTGGGTGCTGACAGCTGCCCACTGCATCAG CTCTTCCATGACCTACCGTGTGGTGCTGGGCATGCAGGACCTGTCAGAGGATGACGAGCCCGGTTCTGTGGCCGTGGGTGTGGAGAAGACGATTGTCCATGAGGATTGGGATTCCTACCTCATCAT CAATGACATTGCCCTGGTCAAGCTGGCAGAGGAGGTGCAGGAGACTGACACCATCCGTGCCGCCTGCCTGCCGGCTGCTGACAAGATCCTGCCCAACAACTACCCCTGCTATGTCACCGGCTGGGGACGCATCAGGA CCAACGGGCCCCTGGCCACGATcctgcagcaggctctgctgcctgtggtgGACTACAAGACCTGCTCCAAGTGGGACTGGTGGGGCAGCCTCGTGCTTGAGACCATGGTGTGCGCCGGCGGCGACGGCATCGTCTCTGGATGCAAC GGCGATTCTGGGGGTCCCCTGAACTGCCAGCGCGATGATGGGATCTGGGAGGTCGACGGCATCGTCAGCTTCGGCTCCGGCCTGGGCTGCAACATGAAAAAGAAGCCAACAGTCTTCACCCGGGTGTCCGCCTACATTGACTGGATCAACGAG AAAATGAGCACGAACTGA
- the CASP9 gene encoding caspase-9 isoform X2 has protein sequence MEEQQRRALRRGRARLVAALRVESLWDPLEQRGLFTRPMLEELQSTGSRGEQARQLIIDLETRGKQAFPAFLSILRDTGQGDLAEMLIQECESWPVPPQLTDLRPMELELREDKQHKNVNPHERLSIPVQAESERPRMPSVSAWGSAVDKRSRDQDYEMKADPCGHCLIINNVSFSRDSGLSTREGSDIDCEKLERRFKALRFTILTRRDLKAQEMVLELLKLSQQDHSALDCCIVVILSHGCQTSHIQFPGGVYGTDGKPIPIEKIVNYFNGSNCPSLRGKPKLFFIQACGGEQRDQGFVVDCDSPEEEAPGGSLESDATPFWVSSDNIDEPDAIASLPTPSDILVSYSTFPGFVSWREKSSGSWYVETLDSVLEQYAHSEDLLSMLVRVAHAVSAKGRYKQIPGCFNFLRKKFFFTCR, from the exons atggaggagcagcagcGGCGGGCGCTGCGGCGCGGGCGGGCCCGGCTGGTGGCGGCGCTGCGGGTGGAGTCGCTCTGGGACCCGCTGGAGCAGCGCGGGCTCTTCACCCGGCCaatgctggaggagctgcag agcactggcagcCGAGGGGAGCAAGCCCGGCAGCTGATCATTGACCTGGAGACTCGAGGGAAGCAggctttccctgccttcctctccatcctgcGGGACACTGGGCAGGGCGACCTCGCCGAGATGCTGATCCAGGAGTGCGAATCCTGGCCGGTGCCACCGCAGCTGACGGACCTGCGACccatggagctggagctgcGGGAGGATAAACAGCATAAAA ATGTGAACCCTCATGAACGTTTGTCTATCCCAGTCCAAGCCGAGAGTGAAAGACCTCGAATGCCTTCTGTGTCGGCCTGGG GTTCTGCTGTTGACAAGAGGAGCCGTGACCAG GATTATGAGATGAAAGCGGATCCCTGCGGACACTGCCTGATCATCAACAACGTCAGTTTCTCCAGAGACTCGGGTCTGTCCACCCGAGAAGGGTCTGACATTGACTGTGAGAAGCTGGAGAGGCGCTTCAAGGCCTTGCGCTTCACCATCCTGACCCGGCGGGATCTGAAAGCTCAG GAAATGGTGTTGGAGCTGCTGAAGCTGTCTCAGCAGGACCACAGTGCTTTGGACTGCTGCATTGTGGTCATCCTTTCCCATGGCTGTCAG ACGAGCCATATTCAGTTTCCTGGAGGCGTTTATGGAACGGATGGAAAACCCATTCCCATAGAAAAGATTGTGAACTATTTCAATGGGTCCAATTGCCCGAGTTTGAGAGgaaaacccaaactgttcttCATCCAGGCCTGTGGTGGAG AACAAAGGGATCAAGGCTTTGTAGTGGATTGTGATTCACCTGAAGAGGAAGCTCCTGGGGGTTCCTTGGAATCCGACGCAACTCCGTTTTGGGTTTCATCGGATAACATAGATGAGCCCGATGCCATTGCCAGTTTGCCCACACCTAGTGACATCTTGGTTTCCTACTCAACTTTTCCAG GTTTTGTCTCCTGGAGGGAGAAGTCGAGTGGCTCGTGGTATGTGGAAACGCTGGACAGTGTGCTGGAACAGTACGCCCATTCGGAAGACCTGCTCAGCATGTTAGTGAGG GTGGCACATGCTGTCTCTGCCAAGGGAAGGTACAAGCAGATCCCGGGATGTTTCAATTTCCTCCgtaaaaaatttttcttcacgTGCCGCTGA
- the CASP9 gene encoding caspase-9 isoform X3 — protein sequence METELFRETGAAGGGLGDVNPHERLSIPVQAESERPRMPSVSAWGSAVDKRSRDQDYEMKADPCGHCLIINNVSFSRDSGLSTREGSDIDCEKLERRFKALRFTILTRRDLKAQEMVLELLKLSQQDHSALDCCIVVILSHGCQTSHIQFPGGVYGTDGKPIPIEKIVNYFNGSNCPSLRGKPKLFFIQACGGEQRDQGFVVDCDSPEEEAPGGSLESDATPFWVSSDNIDEPDAIASLPTPSDILVSYSTFPGFVSWREKSSGSWYVETLDSVLEQYAHSEDLLSMLVRMFVWRNVIHERWLCHGVEMRWRLCCADGKCCGWSRKSLCWRREPEESTSGSS from the exons ATGGAGACCGAGCTCTTCCGGGAAACCGGGGCTGCCGGCGGCGGGCTCGGAG ATGTGAACCCTCATGAACGTTTGTCTATCCCAGTCCAAGCCGAGAGTGAAAGACCTCGAATGCCTTCTGTGTCGGCCTGGG GTTCTGCTGTTGACAAGAGGAGCCGTGACCAG GATTATGAGATGAAAGCGGATCCCTGCGGACACTGCCTGATCATCAACAACGTCAGTTTCTCCAGAGACTCGGGTCTGTCCACCCGAGAAGGGTCTGACATTGACTGTGAGAAGCTGGAGAGGCGCTTCAAGGCCTTGCGCTTCACCATCCTGACCCGGCGGGATCTGAAAGCTCAG GAAATGGTGTTGGAGCTGCTGAAGCTGTCTCAGCAGGACCACAGTGCTTTGGACTGCTGCATTGTGGTCATCCTTTCCCATGGCTGTCAG ACGAGCCATATTCAGTTTCCTGGAGGCGTTTATGGAACGGATGGAAAACCCATTCCCATAGAAAAGATTGTGAACTATTTCAATGGGTCCAATTGCCCGAGTTTGAGAGgaaaacccaaactgttcttCATCCAGGCCTGTGGTGGAG AACAAAGGGATCAAGGCTTTGTAGTGGATTGTGATTCACCTGAAGAGGAAGCTCCTGGGGGTTCCTTGGAATCCGACGCAACTCCGTTTTGGGTTTCATCGGATAACATAGATGAGCCCGATGCCATTGCCAGTTTGCCCACACCTAGTGACATCTTGGTTTCCTACTCAACTTTTCCAG GTTTTGTCTCCTGGAGGGAGAAGTCGAGTGGCTCGTGGTATGTGGAAACGCTGGACAGTGTGCTGGAACAGTACGCCCATTCGGAAGACCTGCTCAGCATGTTAGTGAGG ATGTTTGTCTGGAGAAATGTGATCCACGAGCGCTGGCTTTGCCATGGAGTGGAGATGAGATGGAGATTGTGCTGTGCCGATGGGAAATGTTGTGGATGGAGCAGGAAGTCCCTTTGCTGGAGAAGAGAGCCAGAGGAGAGCACTTCTGGCTCATCCTGA
- the LOC103824349 gene encoding EF-hand domain-containing protein D2-like isoform X7 yields the protein MAAAAEEPEGRRGRGPRPGPAPGSPAGRAVGEGSPGGSGRRVFSPAGEFREFSRRQLRDMERLFRQYDAGKDGFIDLMELKLMMEKLGAPQTHLGLKNMIKEVDEDLDSKLSFREFLLIFRKAAAGELQEDSGLHALARLSEIDVSTEGVKGAKNFFEAKAQAINEASRFEEEIKAEQEEKKKQAEELKQRKAAFKELQSTFTQ from the exons atggcggcggcggcggaggagccggaggggcggcggggccgggggccgcggccggggccggCGCCGGGCAGCCCCGCGGGGCGGGCGGTGGGCGAGGGTTCGCCCGGGGGCAGCGGCCGCCGCGTCTTCAGCCCCGCCGGGGAGTTCCGCGAGTTCTCCCGGCGGCAGCTCCGCGACATGGAACGGCTCTTCCGACA GTATGATGCAGGGAAAGACGGCTTCATTGACCTGATGGAGCTGAAGCTGATGATGGAGAAGCTGGGGGCTCcacagacacacctgggacTGAAGAACATGATCAAGGAGGTGGATGAAGACCTGGACAGCAAGCTCAGTTTTCGAGAG TTCCTGCTGATTTTCCGGAAGGCAGCAGCgggtgagctgcaggaggacagTGGGCTGCATGCCCTGGCCCGGCTCTCTGAGATTGATGTCTCCACAGAGGGGGTGAAAGGCGCCAAGAACTTCTTTGAGGCCAAG GCACAAGCCATCAATGAAGCCAGCAGGTTTGAGGAGGAGatcaaagcagagcaggaggagaagaagaagcaggcagaggagctgaagcAAAGGAAGGCAGCCTTCAAGGAGCTGCAGTCCACCTTCACACAGTGA